A stretch of Anaeromyxobacter dehalogenans 2CP-1 DNA encodes these proteins:
- a CDS encoding anti-sigma factor family protein, with protein MRIDSTLIAAMDCRELERSIDAYLDGEFDERERAEAEAHLAACTPCRAMADRQGALRLALRAKLREAMASPAAAGCAPPALRARVRTSLAHERRPLWRRVLQPVPAAAVAACAMGALVVLAGHRGDTALVDDAIRVHHRALPLEVDAAAMPGWFAGKLDFHPALPHFDGGGARVEGARLSNLREWPAAYVRYQLPRGQAGLFIVDDPDRRFDTPGREVKVGPQVVRVVNARGYNVAVWRQDEIVYSLVSDLDEDALFRLVQAAQAEAAGGR; from the coding sequence ATGCGGATCGACTCCACGCTCATCGCCGCCATGGACTGCCGCGAGCTCGAGCGATCGATCGACGCGTACCTGGACGGCGAGTTCGACGAGCGCGAGCGCGCCGAGGCGGAGGCCCACCTCGCCGCCTGCACGCCGTGCCGCGCCATGGCCGACCGCCAGGGCGCGCTCCGGCTCGCGCTCCGCGCCAAGCTCCGCGAGGCGATGGCCTCGCCCGCCGCCGCCGGCTGCGCGCCCCCGGCCCTTCGCGCGCGCGTCCGCACCTCGCTCGCGCACGAGCGCCGGCCGCTCTGGCGCCGGGTGCTCCAGCCGGTCCCCGCGGCCGCCGTGGCCGCCTGCGCCATGGGCGCGCTGGTGGTGCTGGCGGGTCACCGGGGCGACACCGCGCTGGTGGACGACGCGATCCGGGTGCACCACCGCGCGCTGCCGCTCGAGGTGGACGCCGCGGCCATGCCGGGCTGGTTCGCGGGCAAGCTCGACTTCCACCCCGCCCTGCCGCACTTCGACGGCGGCGGCGCGCGCGTCGAGGGTGCGCGGCTCTCCAACCTGCGCGAGTGGCCGGCCGCCTACGTGCGCTACCAGCTCCCGCGCGGGCAGGCCGGGCTGTTCATCGTGGACGACCCCGACCGCCGCTTCGACACGCCCGGCCGCGAGGTGAAGGTCGGTCCGCAGGTCGTCCGGGTGGTCAACGCGCGCGGGTACAACGTGGCGGTGTGGCGCCAGGACGAGATCGTCTACTCGCTGGTCTCGGACCTCGACGAGGACGCGCTGTTCAGGCTCGTCCAGGCCGCCCAGGCGGAAGCCGCCGGCGGCCGATAG
- a CDS encoding sigma-70 family RNA polymerase sigma factor yields the protein MFDLRQNDLTRDEFQELALKHIDPLYSAALRLTKNDRDAEDLVQDTFLRAYRFFDKFERGTNIKAWLFKILTNTFINQYRRSVKERNIVEGSERDAVHERFVSREAAEYAANPEQYFFDRLLSDDVLKAVDSLPIDFRMVVILADLQEFSYKEIAEILDVPVGTVMSRLYRGRRLLQKALASYAVVSGVIQLPESEDGESIDLETYRRRRGKSA from the coding sequence ATGTTCGACCTCCGACAGAACGACCTGACCCGCGACGAGTTCCAGGAGCTCGCGCTCAAGCACATCGACCCCCTCTACTCGGCGGCGCTGCGGCTCACCAAGAACGACCGCGACGCCGAGGATCTCGTCCAGGACACGTTCCTGCGCGCCTACCGCTTCTTCGACAAGTTCGAGCGCGGCACGAACATCAAGGCGTGGCTGTTCAAGATCCTGACCAACACCTTCATCAACCAGTATCGACGGTCGGTGAAGGAGCGCAACATCGTCGAGGGGTCGGAGCGCGACGCCGTTCACGAGCGGTTCGTGTCGCGCGAGGCGGCCGAGTACGCGGCCAACCCGGAGCAGTACTTCTTCGACCGGCTCCTCTCCGACGACGTCCTGAAGGCGGTGGACTCGCTGCCCATCGACTTCCGGATGGTCGTGATCCTCGCGGACCTGCAGGAGTTCTCGTACAAGGAGATCGCCGAGATCCTCGACGTCCCGGTCGGCACGGTGATGAGCCGGCTGTACCGTGGACGCCGGCTGTTGCAGAAGGCGCTGGCGAGCTACGCCGTGGTCTCCGGGGTCATCCAGCTCCCGGAGTCCGAGGACGGCGAGAGCATCGACCTCGAGACGTACCGGCGCCGCCGCGGCAAGTCGGCCTAG
- a CDS encoding radical SAM protein, giving the protein MPRLLFADDRGTVYDHPTLLAAARSGDAVLRPAERPLPLPEGATLCLLPGRRPVGVDPETGAKVVLQDVKLGRRRVVPHAVGATLPPGYTRTLLPAAARPPLATLDEAPTLPQWAYTAAGLGEDGPVVWALHTDRRSHWDPSRHSTPDLPAKVERLVSTGNPIYRQLARCALEWRCFTAQNTFYGRDEGAIPSSAACNAACVGCLSEQDEGMPPSSHERIARPPTAAEMADVAVRHLERATGRVMVSFGQGCEGEPLLRWKEIEKAIRLIRARTRRGTLHANTNGSLPEALARLVAAGLESVRISLNSASPDLYAAYYRPTGYGLEDVVRGVRAAKAGGAYVALNLLTFPGVTDRGGEAERLCQLVADTGVDQVQTRPLAIDPDVYMAIARDRGAPGEALGIPALVRALKRARPGLVVGNFSRARSERGARRRPASPARRRRTEAR; this is encoded by the coding sequence ATGCCGAGACTCCTCTTCGCCGACGACCGGGGAACGGTCTACGACCACCCCACGCTGCTCGCGGCCGCGCGCAGCGGCGACGCGGTGCTGCGGCCCGCGGAGCGCCCGCTCCCGCTGCCGGAGGGCGCGACGCTCTGCCTGCTCCCGGGGCGGCGGCCGGTCGGCGTGGACCCGGAGACCGGCGCGAAGGTGGTGCTCCAGGACGTGAAGCTCGGGCGCCGCCGCGTCGTGCCGCACGCCGTCGGGGCCACGCTCCCGCCGGGCTACACCCGTACGCTGCTCCCGGCCGCGGCGCGGCCGCCGCTCGCCACGCTGGACGAGGCGCCCACGCTCCCGCAGTGGGCCTACACCGCGGCGGGGCTGGGCGAGGACGGACCGGTGGTGTGGGCGCTCCACACCGACCGCCGCTCGCACTGGGACCCGTCGCGCCACTCCACCCCGGACCTGCCCGCCAAGGTCGAGCGGCTGGTCTCGACCGGGAACCCCATCTACCGCCAGCTGGCGCGGTGCGCGCTGGAGTGGCGCTGCTTCACCGCGCAGAACACGTTCTACGGCCGCGACGAGGGCGCCATCCCGTCGTCGGCCGCATGCAACGCCGCCTGCGTGGGCTGCCTGTCCGAGCAGGACGAGGGGATGCCGCCCTCCTCGCACGAGCGGATCGCGCGGCCGCCCACCGCCGCGGAGATGGCCGACGTGGCGGTCCGCCACCTGGAGCGCGCCACCGGCCGGGTGATGGTCTCCTTCGGACAGGGCTGCGAGGGCGAGCCGCTGCTGCGCTGGAAGGAGATCGAGAAGGCCATCCGGCTCATCCGCGCGCGGACCCGGCGCGGCACGCTGCACGCGAACACCAACGGCTCGCTGCCCGAGGCGCTGGCGCGGCTGGTCGCGGCCGGGCTGGAGTCGGTGCGCATCTCGCTGAACAGCGCCTCGCCCGACCTGTACGCCGCCTACTACCGGCCCACCGGCTACGGGCTCGAGGACGTGGTGCGCGGCGTGCGCGCCGCGAAGGCGGGCGGCGCCTACGTGGCGCTCAACCTGCTCACCTTCCCCGGCGTCACCGACCGCGGCGGCGAGGCGGAGCGGCTCTGCCAGCTGGTGGCGGACACGGGCGTGGACCAGGTGCAGACCCGGCCGCTCGCCATCGATCCGGACGTCTACATGGCGATCGCCCGCGACCGCGGCGCGCCCGGCGAGGCGCTGGGCATCCCGGCGCTGGTGCGCGCGCTGAAGCGGGCGCGGCCGGGGCTGGTGGTGGGCAACTTCTCCCGCGCGCGGAGCGAGCGCGGGGCGCGGCGACGGCCGGCCTCGCCGGCCCGGCGCCGCCGCACGGAGGCGAGATGA
- a CDS encoding class I SAM-dependent rRNA methyltransferase yields MKAEAELPLRKDLARHLRAGHPWVFRKAVERAPARLPAGTIVDVTEDGRFVARGYYDPHSAISVRILTREPAEAIDAAFWRRRVARAVALRKELVRDTTGYRVVHGEGDALPGVVADRYDRHVVLKLYSAGLTPHRAEIVEALHAEQEGVAGVFGRDEIPRDDQDEGEGDGSGRVLWGAEPPERIAIDEHGMKVLVDVRRGQKTGHFLDQRENRRMVRDLARGRAEALNLFGYTGGFSVAAALGGAGHVVTVDVDRDAIALARENFRANGLDAADHAFAAEDCFELLARYKREGRRFDLVVCDPPAFAKSQKAVEGALAGYASLNRAALAVLAPGGLLVTASCSARVSAEQFADAVKEAAYKARVDLALVAETRQPPDHPVSLQFREGRYLKCMVLRRAG; encoded by the coding sequence ATGAAGGCCGAGGCCGAGCTGCCGCTGCGCAAGGACCTGGCGCGCCACCTGCGCGCCGGGCACCCCTGGGTGTTCCGCAAGGCGGTGGAGCGCGCGCCGGCGCGGCTGCCGGCGGGCACGATCGTGGACGTCACCGAGGACGGCCGCTTCGTGGCCCGCGGCTACTACGATCCGCACTCCGCCATCTCGGTCCGCATCCTCACCCGCGAGCCGGCCGAGGCCATCGACGCCGCGTTCTGGCGCCGGCGCGTGGCGCGGGCGGTGGCGCTGCGGAAGGAGCTGGTGCGCGACACCACCGGCTACCGGGTGGTGCACGGCGAGGGCGACGCGCTGCCCGGCGTCGTCGCCGATCGCTACGACCGCCACGTGGTGCTGAAGCTCTACTCCGCCGGCCTCACCCCGCACCGCGCCGAGATCGTCGAGGCGCTCCACGCCGAGCAGGAGGGCGTGGCCGGCGTGTTCGGCCGCGACGAGATCCCGCGCGACGACCAGGACGAGGGCGAGGGCGACGGGAGCGGGCGCGTGCTGTGGGGCGCCGAGCCGCCGGAGCGGATCGCGATCGACGAGCACGGGATGAAGGTGCTGGTGGACGTGCGCCGCGGGCAGAAGACCGGCCACTTCCTCGACCAGCGCGAGAACCGGCGCATGGTGCGCGACCTGGCCCGCGGGCGGGCCGAGGCGCTCAACCTGTTCGGCTACACCGGCGGCTTCTCGGTGGCGGCGGCGCTGGGCGGCGCCGGGCACGTGGTCACGGTGGACGTGGACCGCGACGCCATCGCGCTCGCGCGCGAGAACTTCCGCGCCAACGGCCTCGACGCGGCCGACCACGCGTTCGCCGCCGAGGACTGCTTCGAGCTGCTCGCCCGCTACAAGCGCGAGGGGCGCCGCTTCGACCTGGTGGTGTGCGATCCGCCCGCGTTCGCGAAGTCGCAGAAGGCGGTGGAGGGCGCGCTGGCCGGCTACGCCTCGCTGAACCGGGCCGCGCTCGCCGTGCTCGCGCCGGGCGGGCTGCTCGTCACCGCGAGCTGCTCGGCGCGCGTCTCGGCGGAGCAGTTCGCCGACGCGGTCAAGGAGGCGGCCTACAAGGCGCGGGTGGACCTCGCGCTGGTGGCCGAGACCCGGCAGCCGCCCGATCACCCGGTCTCGCTGCAGTTCCGCGAGGGCCGCTACCTGAAGTGCATGGTGCTGCGCCGCGCGGGGTAG
- a CDS encoding PAS domain-containing protein yields the protein MAREPRRTREFGMKVVCSYCHRLLRESPGEAVGVSHGMCPECDAYFAKLWGGLKLGEYLDLLPVPVMVVDGGGRVVAASERLADVLHRPRAELRGLRCGEAMACSRSRLPGGCGKAEHCRECTIRRTVDEVHETGRSVAGARAWVKTDAGRVPVTISARPAQGFVEVTLDEPEALAGALGGHAPPSRR from the coding sequence GTGGCGCGCGAGCCGCGCCGCACGCGGGAGTTCGGCATGAAGGTCGTCTGCTCCTACTGCCACCGGCTGCTGCGGGAGTCGCCCGGCGAGGCCGTCGGCGTGAGCCACGGCATGTGCCCGGAGTGCGACGCGTACTTCGCGAAGCTGTGGGGCGGGCTGAAGCTGGGCGAGTACCTCGACCTGCTGCCGGTGCCGGTCATGGTGGTGGACGGCGGCGGGCGCGTGGTGGCCGCGAGCGAGCGGCTGGCGGACGTGCTGCACCGGCCGCGCGCCGAGCTGCGCGGACTGCGCTGCGGCGAGGCGATGGCCTGCTCCCGATCGCGCCTCCCCGGCGGCTGCGGCAAGGCGGAGCACTGCCGCGAGTGCACCATCCGCCGGACCGTGGACGAGGTGCACGAGACCGGCCGCTCCGTCGCCGGCGCGCGCGCGTGGGTGAAGACCGACGCCGGGCGCGTGCCGGTGACGATCTCGGCGCGGCCGGCGCAGGGCTTCGTGGAGGTGACGCTGGACGAGCCCGAGGCGCTCGCCGGCGCGCTCGGCGGGCACGCCCCGCCGTCGCGCCGGTAG